ACGGATCACGCTTCCGGCGGATCAGTGCCGTTTAGTCGGCATCAAGCCAGGCGACGAGTGTCTGAGCTTCGTGGCCGACGGACGAATTACCATAGTCCGCCAAGAGCCCGGAAGCGCCTGGGGATGCCTGATGCATCTCGTAGGCGATCCGACGGTTT
This region of Gemmatimonadota bacterium genomic DNA includes:
- a CDS encoding AbrB/MazE/SpoVT family DNA-binding domain-containing protein, with protein sequence MPKVNARRRITLPADQCRLVGIKPGDECLSFVADGRITIVRQEPGSAWGCLMHLVGDPTVSDEESRQDAIEGKQDQTP